A genomic segment from Aegilops tauschii subsp. strangulata cultivar AL8/78 chromosome 1, Aet v6.0, whole genome shotgun sequence encodes:
- the LOC141034799 gene encoding uncharacterized protein, producing MGKDIVDFALPSIDDAFDPTEGEAREVIKESTVEFDVDDTKLASSLNLEQRAAYDEILATFERGDGGVFFVDGPGGTGKTFLYRAMLAKVRSDGNIGIATATSGVAASIMPGGRTAHSRFKIPLSCDDGASCSFTKLSGTAKLLRMASLIIWDEASMTKRQAVEALDNSMRDIMGIRDRPFGGKTIVFGGDFRQVLPVVKRGSRGQIIDATLRSSHLWKGMRQLRLITNMRAHNDTWFANYLLRVGNGTEEVDDQGNILLPEDICLPSTGEVDDLEKLIHHVFPSLDDNMSDSNYMTSRAILSTTNDNVDKINIRMIERFQGDEVIYNSFDSAEDDPYGYYAQEFLNGLTPNGLPPHALKLKLNCPVILLRNIDPANGLCNGTRLVVRGFERNTIDAEIVIGQHAGRRVFLPRIPLCPSENDMFPFKFKRKQFPIRLSFAMTINKAQGQTIPIVGVYLPNPVFSHGQLYVALSRATAKRNIKILIQKEKPKEKSNKQKDNPKKRKRPTVSLLTSMKNIVYKEVLTG from the coding sequence ATGGGTAAAGACATTGTTGATTTCGCTCTTCCAAGCATAGATGATGCGTTTGACCCAACCGAGGGTGAGGCAAGAGAGGTCATCAAGGAATCAACTGTTGAGTTTGACGTGGATGATACTAAATTGGCATCTTCCCTGAACTTGGAGCAGAGGGCCGCATACGACGAGATACTAGCGACTTTTGAACGCGGTGATGGGGGTGTATTCTTTGTTGATGGCCCTGGAGGTACAGGGAAGACCTTTCTATACAGGGCGATGCTTGCCAAGGTGAGGAGCGATGGCAATATTGGTATCGCTACCGCAACGTCGGGCGTCGCCGCTTCTATCATGCCTGGCGGCAGGACTGCCCACTCGAGGTTCAAGATCCCATTGAGTTGCGATGATGGAGCCTCGTGCAGCTTCACGAAGCTGAGTGGGACCGCGAAGCTGCTTAGGATGGCCTCATTGATAATTTGGGACGAGGCCAGCATGACGAAACGACAAGCGGTCGAGGCATTGGACAATAGCATGCGCGACATCATGGGAATACGCGATCGACCCTTTGGAGGAAAGACTATTGTTTTTGGCGGGGACTTTAGGCAGGTGCTTCCGGTCGTCAAAAGGGGGTCGCGGGGCCAGATAATTGATGCAACCCTACGAAGTTCTCATCTATGGAAGGGTATGCGGCAGCTTCGGCTCATCACCAACATGAGGGCTCATAATGACACGTGGTTTGCAAATTACTTACTAAGGGTCGGCAATGGCACTGAGGAAGTCGACGATCAAGGCAACATACTACTCCCTGAAGACATTTGTCTGCCGTCTACAGGCGAggttgacgacctggagaagctTATTCACCACGTGTTTCCGAGTCTAGATGACAACATGTCTGATTCAAATTACATGACATCTCGAGCAATCCTTTCCACGACAAACGACAATGTCGACAAGATAAACATCCGCATGATAGAGCGTTTTCAGGGTGATGAAGTAATATACAATAGCTTTGACAGTGCGGAGGACGACCCATATGGCTACTACGCTCAGGAGTTTCTGAATGGATTGACTCCTAACGGTCTTCCTCCGCATGCACTCAAGCTAAAGCTGAACTGCCCTGTCATACTTCTAAGGAACATTGATCCAGCAAATGGATTGTGTAACGGCACTAGGCTTGTTGTTAGAGGTTTTGAGAGGAACACCATTGATGCAGAAATCGTGATTGGACAACACGCTGGCAGGAGGGTCTTCCTTCCTCGAATACCTCTCTGCCCATCTGAAAACGACATGTTTCCGTTCAAGTTTAAGAGGAAGCAATTTCCTATAAGGCTTAGCTTTGCTATGACCATTAACAAGGCTCAAGGGCAGACAATCCCGATTGTTGGTGTCTACCTACCCAATCCCGTGTTCTCTCATGGTCAACTCTATGTTGCTTTGTCTCGAGCCACCGCAAAGAGAAACATAAAGATACTCATTCAGAAGGAGAAGCCGAAGGAGAAGTCCAACAAGCAAAAGGACAATCCAAAGAAGCGAAAAAGACCGACCGTGTCATTACTAACCTCGATGAAGAACATCGTCTATAAGGAAGTCCTTACAGGCTGA
- the LOC141034815 gene encoding uncharacterized protein, whose translation MGDKPTAAELMDEEYYMFRNEGSDHDNMDDDEEGSMSSAIPSEVDPLEFVYTNIPDTTHILKLDANCKHCKAKKFISETDEFCCRNGQIELKQPEPIPELMRLWSSMDADSRHFRENIRFFNGHFAFTTLGVSLDENYTNMKSGVYTFRAHGSIYHNVHSFGPSSRPEHLQLYFYDDDPTITHQGNSRLCVSVRDYYCYMLQTQPGIFNPILCGARLLQQWAVDMYVKIESCRLRWYRKNQTQIRADLYKGVVDAITSGETRASAVGVRIVLPGTYPGGDRDMKKRHMDAMAIVHTYGKPDIFLTMTCNPTWEEITNELLPGQTAQDRPDIVARVFYGKLEAMKDMLFKKHILGVVVAYRRDDGRRAKVRGKMLDNRWVVPYNPYLLRMFNCHINVEVCSSIKPVKYLYKYIYKGHDKASFSIDHPDADGNIDEIKRYVDARVAFNAQADLKNVVASENNSKSMLTEYFKANQEYPRARHILYKDFPESFTWQKKKKFWKPRVERFQIGRIVSANPAEGDRYYLRVLLNHVTGKTSFDDLLTVDGVLCGSFREAAERLGLIEADNTLDNCLTEAEQWAMPCSLRRLFATILVHCEPSDVRG comes from the exons ATGGGCGATAAGCCGACAGCAGCCGAATTGATGGATGAGGAGTACTACATGTTTCGCAACGAAG GGTCCGATCATGACAACATGGATGATGACGAGGAAGGGAGCATGTCGTCTGCTATACCTAGCGAGGTTGATCCATTAGAATTTGTTTACACAAACATCCCCGACACCACTCACATCCTGAAGCTCGACGCAAACTGCAAACACTGCAAGGCCAAAAAGTTTATCTCTGAGACCGACGAGTTCTGCTGTCGCAATGGCCAGATCGAACTTAAACAACCGGAGCCAATCCCAGAGCTGATGAGGCTATGGTCAAGCATGGATGCAGATTCTAGACATTTTCGGGAGAACATACGGTTCTTTAACGGGCATTTCGCCTTCACAACCCTTGGCGTCAGCCTTGATGAGAACTACACAAACATGAAGTCTGGGGTGTACACATTCCGTGCGCACGGCTCCATCTACCACAATGTGCATTCGTTCGGGCCTAGCTCCCGTCCAGAACATCTGCAGTTGTACTTCTATGATGACGACCCAACCATAACTCATC AGGGCAATAGCAGGTTGTGCGTCTCTGTCAGAGACTACTACTGTTACATGCTGCAGACACAGCCTGGAATCTTCAATCCCATACTCTGTGGAGCACGCCTCTTGCAGCAATGGGCGGTCGACATGTACGTCAAGATTGAAAGTTGTCGGTTGAGGTGGTACAGGAAAAACCAGACGCAGATTCGTGCCGACTTGTATAAAGGAGTTGTTGATGCAATCACATCGGGGGAGACGCGAGCAAGCGCTGTTGGGGTAAGAATAGTGCTCCCTGGAACATACCCTGGTGGCGACCGCGACATGAAGAAGAGGCATATGGATGCCATGGCAATTGTCCATACATACGGGAAGCCTGACATCTTCTTGACCATGACTTGCAATCCTACATGGGAAGAGATAACGAATGAGTTGCTGCCTGGTCAGACGGCGCAAGACCGACCTGATATTGTGGCTCGCGTGTTCTATGGCAAGCTAGAGGCTATGAAGGACATGTTGTTCAAGAAGCATATCCTGGGTGTTGTTGTCGCATAT CGTAGAGACGATGGAAGGCGTGCTAAGGTCCGAGGGAAGATGTTGGACAACAGATGGGTTGTGCCTTATAACCCATACCTGTTGCGGATGTTCAATTGCCACATCAACGTTGAGGTCTGCTCCAGCATAAAGCCCGTCAAATATCTTTACAAGTACATTTACAAGGGCCATGATAAGGCTTCTTTCAGCATCGACCATCCCGACGCCGATGGTAACATTGATGAGATCAAGAGATACGTTGATGCAAG GGTCGCATTCAATGCGCAGGCTGACTTGAAGAATGTTGTCGCCTCCGAAAATAATTCAAAGTCCATGTTAACGGAGTATTTCAAGGCTAACCAGGAATACCCTCGGGCTAGGCATATATTGTACAAGGATTTTCCCGAAAGCTTCACGTGGCAGAAGAAAAAGAAGTTTTGGAAGCCGCGGGTCGAGCGTTTTCAAATAGGTCGCATCGTGTCTGCCAATCCTGCCGAGGGTGACCGATACTACCTGCGTGTGTTGCTAAACCATGTTACGGGCAAAACATCCTTCGACGACTTGCTCACCGTGGACGGCGTTCTATGTGGGAGCTTTAGAGAAGCTGCTGAAAGGTTGGGACTCATCGAGGCAGACAACACGCTCGACAACTGTCTTACTGAGGCTGAGCAGTGGGCGATGCCATGTTCTCTTAGGAGGCTCTTCGCAACCATCTTGGTGCACTGCGAGCCAAGCGACGTGCGTGGTTGA
- the LOC120971797 gene encoding stomatal closure-related actin-binding protein 1-like — protein MKFEKGLSTATLLSNEVKCKQVALLERDILLKNLKSVLESLRGQVAGKYKDEFEESVSMVDILAVQLSKRENELLQQKTEVTRIATSLKLSNFSPISRLMWFTQSPTPDFL, from the exons ATGAAATTTGAGAAGGGCCTCAGTACTGCCACATTATTATCTAATGAG GTTAAATGTAAACAAGTAGCTTTATTGGAGCGAGACATCCTTCTGAAGAATCTAAAGAGTGTATTGGAGTCACTGAGAGGACAAGTAGCTGGCAAATATAAGGATGAATTTGAGGAATCAGTATCTATG GTGGATATTTTAGCAGTTCAGCTGTCCAAAAGAGAAAATGAGTTGCTTCAGCAGAAAACCGAGGTCACGAGAATAGCGACTTCACTGAAACTG TCTAACTTCTCGCCCATCTCGCGGCTCATGTGGTTCACCCAGTCCCCTACTCCTGATTTCCTATAA